The DNA sequence TAGCATCCTCCATGCATCTACTCCAGACTTGTTCCTTCCCGACTACTCAATTCGAATATCAATGACCTTTTCTCACAGCCCACCAATCTTTGGCATAATACCCTATGAAAACTCCCATAGCTGTTAAATATTTCATGCATATGAACTTCATTTTTAGGACTAGCATGTTCATCAAAATCTCCACAATTTCAATAAGGTCAAAACATGCAACCCAAGGTGTTAGTTTCTGCATGAACCTATCTTCAAAAACTAGTCTACTTCACATGTAGATGGACGAAATTTCCAGCATTCCCATGGTTCCAAACCACATAGTCCTTTCCAGACGCGAGAAACGTATTCATGTTAATTAACAATCCGTTTTCAAGTTTTGAAACGCAACATTTTTGCCTATGGGCATGAGCAGTGTgctaaataattcaaaaacaaTAGATATTGAATTGTTGATACCAAGGTGAGACACCATCTTTATTATTGATCATGTCGAATGAGGGTACGTGAATGGGTGAGGTCAACCTGAAGGCTATTTTGGTTGATTGATGGTCGTTATCCGAATAGCATCTCATAGGgagaaaggaaaatgaggatCTTAGAGGAAGTATGATGGGTTATAAGCTAGAGAGGGCGCGTGATGAGGGATTAGTGAGTATGGAAATGGGGAACAAACTAATGGTGGTGAGCATGGTGATGGGTATGGTGGGTATCAAGGTTGAGGTGATGAGCTCAATGTAGTGGGTTTGGAGTGGGATAAGGTgtcaagaaacaaaaatgggGCTTGAGAAACTAAGGCAAGGTGAGATGTTCATAGACTGCTTGAAAGCTTCCAATTAGCAATGCTTTCTGTCTCATTACTaccatttaaattcttttgccTAGAAAATTGTGAAGTTTCACCTGATGACATGAATGGTAAACTAGTGCATGACTTAGATTTTAGTTAACCTCTGTTTCAACTCTCCTCAATCCCATGTGAATGTTGAACAAGTTTCTTATTCATTCAAATAATTACTGAAAATGCCCACCATCTATTTGCATGACTTAACAGAATAACAACTTTGTATATTTGAGCTGAagagatatatttttattcattatgaatggtatatataatatacaaaggATAAGAATATAACtaacaaccaaactaatcaaATTAACAACTAGCTAATAACAGAAACTGGTACAACTAGTTTTGCTATTCAACATCCCCCTATAAGTTGAATGACGAATAGGAAAGTGAAAGTTTAGAACACAGAGACTGAAACTGAGAAAGAGACAAAGACTTAGTAAACAAGTTTGCTGGTTATTCTTGAGAGGGTATATAACGAACTTCAAGAGCACGGTGGAGAATCTTTTCTTGGATGAAATGGACATCCTCCTCAATATGTTTAGTGCGTGAATGATAAATAGGATTGTGGGCAAGAGCATGCGCACCCAGGTTATCACACCAAGCTATGGGATGATGCCGTAATGGAAGTTAAAGTTCATCCATTAAAGATTTTATCTAAATTAATTCCATAGTAACACTAGCCAATGCCCAATACTCGGATTCAGTATTGGACCTTGCAACGACTTGTTGTTTGCAAGAACTCCAAGTTACTAAATTGCCACTAAGAAAAACACAATAACAGGTTGTAGATCTTCTGTCATCAACATTACACGCCCAATTCTCATCCGAGAAGCCTTCAAGTGTAAATCAAGCAGTAGGTCGGAAAGATAAACCAAGAGTGCGGATACCACTAACATAGCGCAAGAGATGTTTACAAGCACTCCAATGATGTTGTGTAGGAGCCTTAAGAAATTGGCTCAACTTATTAACCGAGAAAGATATGTCAGGCCGAGTTAAAGTTAAGTATTGGAGAGCACTAATGGTGCTGCGATACAAGGTGACATCAGGAAAAGGAGCACTGTCTTCAAGAGCAAGTTTTTGACTAATAGTCATTAGTGTAGAGGATGGTTTAGCATGAACCATGTTTTTCTTGACAAGTAAATCAGAAATATATTTGGCCTGATTGAGATAGAGACCAAAGCTATCTCTAAATGCTTCAAATCCAAGAAAGTAACTAATAGAACCAAGAATCTTCAAAGCAAACCAAGAAGTGAGAGCCTAAATCACATAATGAATGAGTGCAGAACTGTTGCCAGTTATTaggatatcatcaacatatactaATATTAAAACCAAATGACCATTATTCTGAGAGCGAAATaaggaattataaaaaatagaaggcTGAAATCCCCATGAGACTAGAGCATTGTGAAGCTGAACAAACCAAGCTCAAGGAGCTTGTTTAAGCCCATAGAGTGACTTAATCAACTTGCAGACATGAGTAGGATGAGTAGAACTAACAAACCCTTCAGGTTGACACATATAGACATCTTCATGAAGAATGCAATTTTGGAAAGGCATTATTGATATCGACCTGCTGTATGTCCCAATTGTAAGTGACAACAAGAgtaaaaattatcttaataGTTGAGGCTTTGACAATTAGACTAAATGTGTCTGAGAAATCTACACTAGCATGTTGTTGAAACCCCTTAGCAACCAATTTGGCTTTGAATTTATCCAAAGAACCATTAGCCTTCAACTTGGTTTTAAAGATCCATTTGTTCTGGACAATATGCATTCCTTCGGTTTTAGGAACCAACTGCCAAGTACCATTACGAACAAAGGCAGAATATTTAGCCTCCATTGCCTTTTTCCAATGAGGTAATTGTAAAGATTGTCGAACACTAGAGGGCTCTTGGAAGTGATCTAGCAAAGCAACATCAGCTATGTAAACCTTAGGTTTGTAGATGCCACTTTTAGACCTTGTCTGCATAGAATGAATATTGGTAGAAGTGTGGAGAAGAGGCTATGACATAATAGCAATAATCGGTTGAACAATAGGAACTGTAGTGCCAGTAGCAAGACAGGAGAGCAGTGAAACAGAACCTGTTGTAGAATTGGAAAAATTAGAGCACGCATTGTCAGATAAAGCATTAGAGATAGGCAAGGTAAGAGCCATTGGAGTATTGGTAACAACTGTAGTAAAAGTATTAGACATATTGgcaaaagaagaaatatggAGTTGAGAAGATGAAGTAAGTAAATGAATAGAAGGTGGAGAAACCAGAGGATAATAAGGCAACACATATGATGGACAACTAAACTTGTGGATAAAAGACTGATGTGGAGTATTGGGTTGAGTAAACAACATAGAGTAAGGAAAGTCATTTTCATTGAATGTGACTGACTTAGCAACATAAATTCGACCAGAAGGACTAAGGCGTCTATACCCTTTATGAGTAGGACTATAACTAAGAAAAAAGACACTTGATggacctaaaaaaaaaacttatgagaATTGTAAGGACGTAAGTAAGGATAACAAGAACAactaaaaactttgaaaaatgagTAATCAGGTTTAGAAccaaaaaaagtttcaaaatgagACTAAAAATTTGCTAGAACTTTTGTAGGTAATCAATtgatgatgaaaacaaaagacTCACATGCATCCCACCAGAATGTTAAGGGCATAATAGCTTGGGCAAGAAGTGTGAGGCTAAGATCAATGATATGACTATGCTTTCGCTCAACTCTTCCTTGTTGTTGATGGGTGTAACGATAAGGATGTCGAAAAAAAATACTAGATTTTTCAAGAATAGGTAATAAGGGTCGAAATTCCCTTCTCCAATCTCTTTGCAAGGCTAAAATCTTAGAAGAAAgttgtttttcaacaaaaacttggaatttaagaaatatagaaGGTACCTTAGACTTGTGTTTCAtaggatatataaaaaaaaaaatgactaaaatcaTCTACAAACAGTAAGTAAAATCGATAACCTTCAATGGAAATATTAGGAAAAGGACCCCACACATCCGAGTGTATCAATTGAAGAGGTTTATCAGTTTTGACAGCAATAGAAGGAAAAGATTCTTGATGAATTTTGCTTAGTTTACAAGCATCACAAAACATCTAATGAGAAGATAGTGAGATTGACCTAGAATAACCTCATCATCAGATATTGGTGATCCAAACAACAATTCTTGGTTTCTAGACAGTGGAGCTACGCATCATATTACAACTGACAACTCTAATTTGGCCAACAAGAATGATTATAATAGCAAAGAGAAATTGGTTATTGGTAATGGTTCTAAACTTCATATTAGTCACAAATTCTTCCTACAGTCCGAGCGTATGGTCTTGAAGGATTTTTAACTGGTGATCATGTCCATCCACCTGCCATGGTAGCTGATGCAAAGGATCCTCAAGTGTTTATTGAAAATCCTGATTTCCTTTACCGGACTCGTTATGATCAATTTCTTGTTAGCTGGTTAATTGGATCCATTTCTGAGGCAATGCTTGGACATGTTATACGGTGTACTTCCACAGCAGAGATTTGAAGCACACTTCATAAGGTATTTGGAATTCAATCTAAGACAAGAATTCTTTAGTTGCGTCAACAATTACAACTTAAGAAAGGTGTTACACCTATGGATGAATATGTCTTAAAAAAGCGTACATTAGCAGATTATTTAATTGTTACTGGTAAACCAATATCTGATGATGAGGTTATTCTATACATTTTATCTGGTCTTGGTCTAGAATATGAGTCTGTTGTGGTGAATATAACCTCTAAAGATCATATAACACTTCAATGTGTTATGTTCATGTTGCAAAATCATGAACAAAGAATTTAAAGTTGTGAATTTACTACACAAGTGGATGTTAATTGCGCTAGTGCTCACTATGCTGCCAAGGAGAACTCCTTCAACTCTGGTTATAACAGAGGCAATGAAAATTATCGTAGACGACCTCATGGTTCGTGAGGTGGAGAAGGAGGACAAAATTAGTCCAAGAACAAACCAATCTATCAAGTCTGCAAAAAACCTGGACACATAGCATTAAAATGCTATCATTGGTTTGATCTTAGTTATCAAGGTCAAGAAGCTGCTGCCAATGCTAATTTAGCTTTGATACCAACTTAACAGAATAACAACTTTGTATATTTGAGTTGAAGAGATATCTTTCTATTCATTATGAatggtatatataatatacaaaggATAACAATATAACTAACAACCAAACTAAAAAAGCTTAACAACCAGCTAATAACAAAAACTAGTACAACTAGTTTTGTTGTTCAATAGCATGATATTCAGTAGTTAATCCCATCAATAAGCATAAATGTGACATAGTCTCCTACACAATACTCAGAGTGTTCAAGAGCAAGAAGAGATTTAGCAACCCAAGCATTGCATTCATAGTATTGGGACCTTCTGAAAATTTCAGATTTGATGCCAAACCAGTATCTAAGCAGCATTAGGCTTCTCTAGTTCCAGGATTCAGTGTTTGTGTTACATGCTTCATAGTGACAAAGATTGAACTAGGTTttcggggggggggggggggggggggcaacAATCCTCTGCTCTGagggtattaaaaaattttcttctctatgaAGAAGGGTGTATATGGGATTCTCCTAGAAACATCACAACCAAGATGGCCAACCCAACTGAAATACTCATCACCCCAAACACACCAAAAACAATATAGAAAtacagaagaaaacaaagaccaaaacagagcataaataaacaaatgaaagacCATTAAACCTCACTCCATCTTATGGTTTGTCAATGAGCTAGCAAACTGATCAGGAGTAGCCAAAATGGACTctaaatatagataaaaaaacaTGGTTGCAAACATCTTACAAAGAAACCAAAATAGAGCAAAGAAATAGAGCATGATTTCAAGTTCTATATAAATAAAGGGGACAAACAGAAAGCGTATGCGAATTATTTTAGGTATGCATGTTTTCTAATGTCTACACTCAATCATCAAAGacaaaccaaaatatttgcAAGAAACAAAACAGAATGGTGCAAAAATGGGAGAGTACAGAGTATTCCGCGACTATACTTGAACGACTCCCTTTGAGCAAGGATTGCTTAGCTTCAAGCACCTAATTCCAAAGCTTCTTCAAACTTAGCAAAAGTCTCTACTGCTTTCTTGTTCTCCTTTCCTCTTAACCAGTGCTCACTTCGTTTCCTACaaccactattttttttctacacCCTCTTTTCAAAATGACTCatctttgcttgtttttccatccaaccattttcttctccttcaagCCTCTACCAATTCCATTGCTAACCATTCAACAAAAAAGTCACCatcctcaaccaccaccatgttGAGGTAGTGATGTCTTTGCCACACGTTGATtcatccccaattggtgtacctttgATTCAGTCCTTAGACGgcagttatcaacaaaatttataaacctaattcaccatatactagggtagcatagctagcataggatagtggttctaggatcgtccatatggatgggttttcatttcacatatgatattagtttaaataattggattggtgttttttattttataagttagCTTTAATAGAAAACATAATGATGGTTGTAaaaagtttggttttaagctaaccaaaaatagtaattgatattaattataaagacaaggtttcttggagtttcaggtcactaggttagggttccttatacaaaaagggagattctAGATCTTTTCcccgcattggggatttaacctatagttatcctcccaaccggtgtgttacaactgcttcccattaatggtttcaacactaaatccctctcactgatgcatcttgcaatggcttgtacctctcacctagcattttccattcaaggtgatccttaacttTGGATTACCCTTTAAAAGCTCGTagaagataactaatggatgtctccagggagtccaaaagcttaccaagtgttagctatcctaggtaatcctacctttaaaccaccttccagaggctcgtaagagataactaatggatctctatggattgagtccgaaaagcttaccaagtgttggcctaggtgattataagggattttaagttaactaaacaTATAAagaccattaacgggtcacaaccttcttttcattaaaaactgaaacaaggaaaactctcaCTTTTGTATCCAGATCCCTTACTTAGCTTCCttcaatccaagaaacaaaaagcctagccactcatcctctgagaaaacatcctggttctttggctagaaagaaaatacaatcaaaatgagtaggtaaagcagagcaaagctctgtatatttcttactaaaaatgtaCAAATGATCACCAAGAATTTCTTATGAGATTCTCTGatagatattacaaaaagagatatgTTAAGACacatatagagagatatttttaacccttcaattagatatcctaaatatctaaaaagatctttagcttattacaaggagagaatagataattacacaaaatatcttgaggtaaaaatctaaagaagtcggtgcaaaaatatctaaaggttacaggaagatttcgcaagTCAGATATGgggttgcgaaaatttcgcaaggccGAAAAGGGGTTGCGAAATTCTTCAGTTTTACAAAGGGGTAGATggtcttgtgaaaatttcgcaaggttgAAAAGGGGTTACGAAAATTTCTTCTGGcttgtgaaaatttcacaaggggttgcgaaattctttagtgttagattccttctctgattctcttccttgcatacttgattgatttggcaaaggctttgaagctctccaaaacttggattcttcatgtaatttagcttcaatcttgctttgccatggaatATACCAAATTCtacctcattcttggcttgttttaatgataaaaaagctatcaaaaacatcaaaacttgtcaaaaacttattagtaacacttgcaagggtctttaatgtgccaattgagttaaaaggtaataaatactactcaaaagtgtgtaaaagagtttataagaagctataaaagaacactttttgagtagtaatcactctccccaaccgacatattgctagccccttagcaatgaagaagagaaaaaaaaaaataagacagtgaaataatttacaaattcaTGTTGATCACTCTAAAAAATCATAAGTGGCATGATTGTAAAAcatactctcacatggaacattaaggAAGCAAAACCCATCCTTCAACAAGAGAATATCAAAAATCTTACTtgatcataattcataaagagtaggcattatgcaaatttaagtaaTGAGAGGATTTCCACTCTCCTAGGATCAATcattactcttccacaaaaatctatgtgttaagcttattagtttccgaatatagtactttgaactaatctctccctccaacctagttctttcttAGACTTTAGTAAATTGACTActtccaataggctaagaacacacctcttttatttcacaatttttttcttgtaggcaTGCAATGcttaaggtattgttttctaaagtgtccatgtaacggggatccatcgatgactcccaaccaatcaaggttcagggcatcaagctttaaggatcttttgaccactaactcctcagattttaccccaaacttttgagattggaatttAATACCctagcacctacaatatgttaaactccacctattcacctttgtaatgagcattgaggtcggtgactcccaactaataaaggcttagggcatcgggttttaaagattttcaccatatacccctcggaccttgctcgggtttcaaggcaagcgaaacactttgttctttttctcttttttattttttatttcaaaggctcattggccttttattaGGTGtatcaacactattaaaacaaggtcgaaggtaccaagtctacattttcctaagttcaaggggtgagatagtttttcatcttataaacgaAACCTAAAGTGCATaatgtgtggtaagattaaagtggaagaaataaggttgaattcaaataggagtttcaataattcttcaaccttaataagcataatacaaactctaatatttaagtaaaaatgtaagaattcaatttctcccatttcattttgagaatttttccttaataaccatggagagtagagtaaaaacttttaaaattaagcaaaaattttaaaattaatcaaaaagtactatttcaacaaaataacttaTCATTATTAACAAAACATCTTTCCTttactctccccccaaccaagatcaacGTTGTCCTCAATGTGTCAAGATCGATTGAaatataggaaggaagtggtacctcctgagtgacatggagtttgagtcgtattggagaaaccacatgattaaaaaaaaaaaacaaaagattaatgagTAAGGGAGATAGAAAAATTGCCaagtataaacaaaaatgatatatatatatatatatatatatatatatatatatatatatattactctgagaaagtacaatgagatatgatcatgtaatacattcaatcccagaatataaaatatcaacacAAGTAATAATGTCTACTAATAtactaagtaaatacaaaataaagaaatgatcaagGAGTAGTGTTCTCtagtggagatgatggctctgtGGCTGCCTCATGAGTGGCCTGGGGTGGGACATCAGCTCTGTAGGTTTCTTAAGCTGGAGTCGTCTCCTTAGCTAGAGCTATGGGCTCTGATGGTCCAGGAATGTCAGTCTGAGGTGGTGAAAGTTCCAGATGCTGCTGAATTTGATGAAGGATAGTAGTATGCTAGTCAAGAATAATACTATGCTGGTCCTGGTGAGCACGTATGTCTACCATTTGCCTGAATAGAGCATTGTGCATAGTGCTTAGTGTCCTGAACAACAATACCATGGCATGAAACTTCGTGCCAGATACAGTGATAAAGTCCTCCGATGTAGGAGGTGCAGCTGGTGGAACAGGAAGTGTAGCAGGAGGATCAGTAGAGGTGGCCTGAGGCATAGATGGTGCAGTAGGGGCGGGTGGAATAGACTCTATGGGACTCTCGTCCTGCTGTGCCTGCTCAGCCTGTGCTAGCACTGGAAATGCTGGCCTAGGTGGGGTTGCTTCAGATGCTGACTTCGTTAGGTTTTTACCAGCCAACTGTGTCCATTGGTTGAGAGTGAAATGTTCTCGACAATGGTGGCGGCGCTCAAGGTGGGGCTTAGTAGGATAACCCATATGCTCCAATATATGGTAGAGTAGCCTCAGAAACAGCAATGGGATAGTGTCAGCTCGCTATAACTTCTTCCTATGAACTTTCTCCTCAAAGTAtaggagagcggccataatcagGTGATGTGGTCCAAAATAGAAGCCCTCAGATATCCTGAATAATGCATCCAGGATGGCTCCTCGCCTCTGCACTAGATGCTGAAGAGGGAAAATGTTGGGCCGTAACAATACATCTACTAGGAGCATCCCAGATGGAAGCTCCTTACGTATAAGGAATGAATCTCTAGAAGTCCCTCTCGATAGGATGCAAACCATGTCTCGCTGAGATATAGGAGATCACTGCCTGAAATGTGTTGGATCCTCTAGTCGAAATGGAATATGGAGAGCCTCAGCAATGTGCCTAGCCTCAGCAATATGGAGAGCTCTCTTTGGTGGAATGCAGCGTACTGATGGCTCAGGGGGTGGAGAAGTTGGTCGTCTCGTGTCGAGTATCAGCGCTAAGGAGGGCTAGAGGGCACCCTGCCCTCAGAAGACGGAACGATTGGTGCTTGAGGGGCCTAAGATGAATCCTAAGGAGATGAGGCTCTTGGCCGAGCCTCGCGAGATACTGACGGGTTTGTATGGCCTCCTCTGATGCGCGCCATGGTTGAAATGGGGCGAGAGGCAGAGGTTGCTTCTTCAAATTGGTGGCCGCGGGGTGTGGAATGAAGAGAAAACTGCTTCGCAAGGTGACGTTGAGCTTTTCACAATAGAGAATGGGTCATGTAAAATAAACAAAGGATTTGAAGgtctttaaatatgatttttaagtgACCTTTGGCTTTTCTGCTGACCGTTAGTATTTCGCACAAAGACCGTTGGAATTCGCAAGGTTTCGAAATGAGTTTGCATAGGCTTTTTAAATTTCGCATGGGTTTCGCAAGGCAAAATGGGTTTGCAAATTATTGTTAGCCTTTGCGAGATTTTTGCAAGGCAAATAAGGggttgcgaaaatttttgcaaggCAGGTATGgggttgcgaaaattttcgcaagttggatTTGGGGTTCCGAAATTTTCGCAAAGTAGATAtggagttgcgaaaatttttgcaaggCATTTGTGgggttgcgaaatttttgcaagacGCTTGTGAGGttgcaaaaattttctcaagGCATATATGGGGTTGTGAAATTTTAGCAAACTGGATTTGggtttgcaaaattttcgcatgcCTTATGAAatgctttgtttttcctctATTTTGGAATTCCCCTGCGTTTgatcatcaaaaattaaattaagtcaca is a window from the Vitis riparia cultivar Riparia Gloire de Montpellier isolate 1030 chromosome 9, EGFV_Vit.rip_1.0, whole genome shotgun sequence genome containing:
- the LOC117921816 gene encoding lysine-rich arabinogalactan protein 18-like, whose product is MGYPTKPHLERRHHCREHFTLNQWTQLAGKNLTKSASEATPPRPAFPVLAQAEQAQQDESPIESIPPAPTAPSMPQATSTDPPATLPVPPAAPPTSEDFITVSGTKFHAMHLELSPPQTDIPGPSEPIALAKETTPA